Proteins co-encoded in one Gossypium arboreum isolate Shixiya-1 chromosome 11, ASM2569848v2, whole genome shotgun sequence genomic window:
- the LOC128283940 gene encoding LOW QUALITY PROTEIN: uncharacterized protein LOC128283940 (The sequence of the model RefSeq protein was modified relative to this genomic sequence to represent the inferred CDS: deleted 1 base in 1 codon) — protein MRDADIDYILLREGRCYGLPEEEIQSLFMAVEKWTRIARCSHYDLVGRPPRYANVATSEYVPTPNPSTTTEHKTLSVSEDEYTKFFQYQAAKL, from the exons ATGAGGGATGCAGACATTGATTACATACTA CTGAGGGAAGGAAGGTGTTATGGCCTGCCCGAGGAGGAGATTCAGTCCCTTTTTATGGCTGTGGAGAAGTGGACGAGGATCGCG AGGTGTTCTCACTATG ATCTTGTTGGTAGACCTCCACGATATGCGAATGTAGCTACTTCAGAGTATGTTCCCACTCCTAATCCTTCAACCACTACTGAGCATAAAACTCTATCTGTGTCTGAGGATGAGTACACTAAGTTCTTTCAGTATCAAGCAGCAAAGCTTTAA
- the LOC128283941 gene encoding uncharacterized tatC-like protein ymf16, protein ITHIYISYEFHFASETILGEVRIRSVRILIGLGLTWFTRYWFPEELISSLAKPFLTLPLDSYFVCTQLTEAFPTYVATSSIACSYFVFPLISYQIWCFLIPSCYGEQRTKYNRFLHLSGSRFSLFLFLTPPRVVPNVWHFPYFVGATSTNSLMIKLQPKIYDHIMLTVRISFIPSVCSQVPVIVIRLPEPRGLSVETFTNNRRFLMVFSLFTAALSTPPDIWCQIVARFLISLIIELAIFVASIVQVREEGWTSGMRESGSIDKKD, encoded by the coding sequence attactcatatatatatatcctatGAATTTCATTTTGCATCGGAAACTATTCTAGGAGAAGTTCGAATCCGTTCCGTTCGGATATTGATCGGTCTTGGTTTGACATGGTTTACGCGTTACTGGTTCCCGGAAGAGTTAATATCTTCATTAGCTAAACCCTTTCTTACCCTGCCTTTGGACTCGTATTTTGTTTGTACACAATTAACGGAGGCCTTCCCGACATATGTTGCAACGTCTTCAATAGCATGCTCTTACTTCGTCTTTCCTTTAATAAGTTATCAAATTTGGTGCTTTTTGATCCCCAGTTGCTATGGAGAACAAAGGACGAAATACAATCGATTCCTCCATTTAAGTGGTTCTCGCTTCTCCTTGTTCCTGTTCCTAACTCCTCCCCGGGTAGTTCCCAATGTTTGGCACTTTCCATACTTCGTGGGTGCAACATCAACAAATTCGCTCATGATCAAGTTACAACCTAAGATCTATGACCATATTATGTTAACTGTTCGTATTTCGTTCATTCCATCGGTATGCTCCCAGGTACCTGTAATTGTGATCCGTTTGCCAGAACCAAGGGGTCTTTCTGTGGAAACCTTCACGAACAATCGTCGTTTTTTGATGGTTTTTTCGCTTTTCACAGCAGCTCTTTCCACACCTCCGGATATCTGGTGCCAAATCGTCGCCCGTTTCCTTATTTCTTTGATAATAGAGTTGGCTATCTTTGTGGCATCGATTGTACAAGTTCGTGAAGAGGGCTGGACGAGTGGAATGAGGGAGAGCGGCTCGATCGACAAAAAAGATTAG
- the LOC128284182 gene encoding NADH dehydrogenase [ubiquinone] iron-sulfur protein 3 — translation MDNQFIFKYSWETFPKKWVKKMERSEHGNRSDTNTDYLFQLLCFLKLHTYTRVQVSIDICGVDHPSRKRRFEVVYNLLSTRYNSRIRVQTSADEVTRISPVVSIFPSAGRWEREVWDMFGVSSINHPDLRRISTDYGFEGHPLRKDLPLSGYVEVRYDDPEKRVVSEPIEMTQEFRYFDFASPWEQRSDG, via the coding sequence ATGGATAACCAattcattttcaaatatagtTGGGAGACTTTCCCCAAGAAATGGGTAAAAAAAATGGAAAGATCGGAACATGGGAATAGATCTGATACCAATACAGACTACCTATTTCAATTGTTGTGCTTTCTAAAATTGCATACCTATACAAGGGTTCAAGTTTCGATCGATATTTGCGGAGTTGATCATCCCTCTCGAAAACGAAGATTTGAAGTGGTCTATAATTTACTGAGTACTCGGTATAACTCACGCATTCGTGTACAAACCAGTGCAGACGAAGTAACACGAATATCCCCGGTAGTAAGTATATTTCCATCAGCCGGCCGGTGGGAGCGAGAAGTTTGGGATATGTTTGGTGTTTCTTCCATCAATCATCCGGATCTACGCCGTATATCAACAGATTATGGTTTCGAGGGTCATCCATTACGAAAAGACCTTCCTCTGAGTGGATATGTGGAAGTACGCTATGATGATCCAGAGAAACGTGTGGTTTCTGAACCCATTGAGATGACCCAAGAATTTCGCTATTTTGATTTTGCCAGTCCTTGGGAACAGCGTAGCGACGGATAA